The DNA window CTCGCGCACCCTCGCCCGCGAGCTGCGCGAACTGGAGGCGCGCCTGCGCCAGGGCGGCGGCCCCAAGCGCATCCAGAAGCAGCACGACGACGGCAAGCTGACGGCGCGCGAGCGCATCGGCCTGCTGGTGGACCCGCGCTCGCGGTTCCAGGAAGTGGGCCTGCTCGTGGCGCACGACCAGTACGAGGGGCAGGCGCCCGCGGCCGGCGTGGTGACGGGCTTCGGCACGGTGTGCGGGCGGGAGGTGGTGGTCATCGCCAACGACGCCACCGTCAAGGCCGGCTCGTGGTGGCCTGAGACCATCACCAAGATGCTGCGCGCGCAGGAGATCGCCATGCGCTGCCGCGTGCCCATCATCTACCTGGTGGATAGCGCTGGCGTGAACCTGCCGTACCAGGGAGGCGTCTTTCCCGGGCAGTACGGCGCATCACGCATCTTCTACTACAACTCCATCATGCGGCGGTACCTGAAGGTGCCGCAGATCGCCGCGGTGATGGGGCCGTGCATCGCGGGTGGCGCCTACCTGCCGGCCCTCAGCGACGTGATCCTGATGGTGGAGGGCACGTCGTTCATGGGGCTGGGCGGTCCCAACCTGGTCAAGGGCGCCACCGGGCAGACGGTGGATTCCGAAACGCTGGGCGGCGCGCTGACGCACAACGCCATCTCGGGGGTGGCACACTACCGGACACCGGACGACCGGTCGTGCATCGGCAAGATCCGCGACCTGGTCAAGCAGCTCCCGCGCGAAACGTCCACGCTCCCGATCACCGAGCCGAAGCCCGGCGCGCGCCCCGAGGCAGACCTGTACGACCTGCTGCCGCCCGACCACAAGCAGCCGTACGACATGCGCCAGGTGCTGGGCTGCATCCTGGACGGCGGCGAGTTCGACGAGTTCCAGGCCGACTACGCGCCGGAGATGATGTGCGGCCACGCGCGCATCCAGGGCATTCCGGTGGGCGTGATCGCCAATGCGCGCGGCATGCTCAAGGACCCGCACGGCGGGGCGCCCAAGTTCGGCGGCATCATCTACGCCGACTCGGCCGACAAGGTGGCGTTCTTCATCGAAACCCTGAACCGCCACGGAACGCCCATCCTGTTCGTGCAGGACGTTTCCGGGTTCATGGTGGGCTCGCAGGCGGAGCACTCGGGAATCATCCGCGCCGGCGCCCGCTTCGTCGAGGCGATGGCCACCGCCACGGTGCCCAAGATCGTGCTGACGATCAACCACGCGTCCGGCGCCGGGTACTACGCGATGGCGGGGCAGGGGTTCGACCCTGATTTCATCTTCACCTGGCCCACCGGGCGCATGGGGGTGATGGAGGGCGACAGCGCGGCCGTGGCGCTCTTCAGCACGCAGCTGGAGGCGCTGAAGAAGGAAGGCAAAAAGCCCGACACCGAGCTGCAGGCCAAGATCGACGCCGTGCGCGCCGACTACGACAAGCAGCTCGACGCGCGCTTCGCGGCGGCCCGTGGCTTCGTGGACGCCGTGGTGCTGCCCGACGAGACGCGCGCCACGCTGGCCCTGGCGTTGCGAACCTGCATCAACAACCCGGGCCCGCACCTGGGCGCGTTCGTCCTGCCGCCGAACCTGTAGTCGTCCGGCAGGTGGCGGAAAACGAACAAACTTGACGGACCCGGCGGGCGGCATTAGTCATGGTGCCGTCCGCATTTGCATGCGAGCGCCTTTGGCTGACGCCGACGTCCCGGCGGTACCCGGGAGGGAAGAGATGCGCACCGACGTAAACCTGGCGGTCCGGCGCTGGACGCCGGGCGAGTACGCGCGCATGGCTGAGCTCGGCATCCTGCCGGAAGCAGGAGTCGAGCTCATCGACGGCATCGTCCGCGAGAAGAACGCGTGGGGCACACCGTGGCGGTGGACCTACGAAGACTTCGAGCGGATGGGCAGCGTTGTGGACGAAGACGAGCGGATCGAGCTCATCGACGGGGAGATCGTCCACATGACGCCGGTTGGACACCGCCACATCTACACGGTAGACCTGCTCACGGAGTTTCTGGCGGAGCACGCCCGCGGGCGTGCCATCCTGCGTGTGCAGAGCCCGGTTCGTCTGGCGAAGGACGAGGGACCGGTGCCGGACCTGGTACTCTTTCGCATGCACGAAGACCGGTACCGCTCCCGCCAGGCCGGCCCGTCCGACGCGCTACTGGTCGTGGAGGTGGCGGATACCTCGGTGCGGCGTGACCGGCGGAAGGGGCTCAGGTACGCCTGGGCGGGAATCCCCGAGTACTGGCTCGTGAACGTCAGCCGGCCCGTGATCGTGGTGCACCAGGAGCCAGTGGCCGGCGAGTACACGGATATACGCGAGTACAGCCACGGGGCCCTGTTCAACTCGCCCGCGCTCGGTGGCCGCGAGGTGCGCGCCGAGGAGGTACTCGGGCCCGGAGCATGGCCGCCGGAACGTCCGGCACGTGGCTGAAATGAACAAACTTGACGGACCCGGAAAGCGTCGCTAGCGTTTGCTGCGTTCGCTTGCCGGGCCCGTTCGTTGCTTTGTGGTAGAGGTCGCGAGATAGCCAGGAGCAGCAGATGAGGACTCTCATGATCGAGCCGGAGATCGAGGTGGACGCCAAGCCTCAGCGGCGGCGCTTCACGGTCGACGAGTTCCAGCGCATGGGCGAAGTCGGCATCTTCGCCCCCGAAGAGCGGGTGGAGCTGATCAAGGGGGAGGTCGTTCGGATGACTCCGCTGGGTGCTCGCCACATGGAGGCGGTTTTCGCGCTCGATGACGTTCTGCGCTCGATCGTGGGCCCCGAGTTGCGGGTTTCTGTTCAGGGCGCCATCCGGCTCCCCGACTCCGAGCTTCACCCGGACGTCGCCCTGCTCCGGCGCAGCGAGTGGCGGAAGGGCCAGTTGCCGCTGCCTGCCGCCTGCGTCTTGGTGATCGAGGTAGCCGATTCCACGGTGCGTTTCGACCGGGGAGAAAAGCGTCGGGATTATGCCCGTGTGCTGATCCCGGAGTACTGGGTCGTGGATCTACCGGCCGAGAGCGTGGTGCTCCATCTGCAGCCGTCGGATGGCGACTACCACCAGGTTACCGAGCATCGGCGGGGAAGCTCGTTCACCTCTCCCGCGCTGGGCGGGCGGACGATCGCCGTGGACGACGTACTCGAATTGCCCGACCCGTGAGCCGCGGGTTGCCCCCGCGCCGCTTGAAGTGAATTATCCCGTCCGGAGGCTGCGGTGTGCGGCCTCCGGACTGTTTTGGGACCGGATCTTGAGCACGCGGCGCCTTCGCCGTTCATCCATACGATCTCGCGAGCCTGATGAAAGACCGCATTCGCATCGCCAGTGGCCAGGGCTTCTGGGGCGACCAGCTCGACGCGCCCAAGCAGCAGGTCCAGGGCGGACCCATCGACTACCTGATGCTCGACTACCTGGCCGAGGTCACGATGTCGATCATGCAGAAGCAGCGCAGCCGCAACCCGGCCGCGGGCTACGCGCGCGACTTCGTGCCGCTGATGGGCGAGATCCTTCCCGCCGTCGTGGAGCGGGGGATCCGCGTGATCGCCAACGCGGGCGGCGTGAACCCCGCCGGCTGCCGCGACGCGGTGCTCGACGAGGCGCGCAAGGCCGGGCTGGCGGGGCGCGCGCGCATCGGGATGATCACCGGGGACGACATCCTCGAGCGCTTGCCCGACCTGCTGGCGCGCGGCGTGGAGCTGAAGAACATGGAGACGGGCGAACCGCTCTCCACCGTTCTCGGCCGCGTGCAGAGCGCCAACGCCTACATCGGCGCGCGGCCCATCGTCGAAGCGCTGCGGCAGGACGCGCACGTCGTCATCACGGGGCGCTCCACCGACACGGCG is part of the Longimicrobium sp. genome and encodes:
- a CDS encoding Uma2 family endonuclease, with protein sequence MRTLMIEPEIEVDAKPQRRRFTVDEFQRMGEVGIFAPEERVELIKGEVVRMTPLGARHMEAVFALDDVLRSIVGPELRVSVQGAIRLPDSELHPDVALLRRSEWRKGQLPLPAACVLVIEVADSTVRFDRGEKRRDYARVLIPEYWVVDLPAESVVLHLQPSDGDYHQVTEHRRGSSFTSPALGGRTIAVDDVLELPDP
- a CDS encoding Uma2 family endonuclease, yielding MRTDVNLAVRRWTPGEYARMAELGILPEAGVELIDGIVREKNAWGTPWRWTYEDFERMGSVVDEDERIELIDGEIVHMTPVGHRHIYTVDLLTEFLAEHARGRAILRVQSPVRLAKDEGPVPDLVLFRMHEDRYRSRQAGPSDALLVVEVADTSVRRDRRKGLRYAWAGIPEYWLVNVSRPVIVVHQEPVAGEYTDIREYSHGALFNSPALGGREVRAEEVLGPGAWPPERPARG
- a CDS encoding acyl-CoA carboxylase subunit beta, with translation MTAPVAAADAPAAESRSRTLARELRELEARLRQGGGPKRIQKQHDDGKLTARERIGLLVDPRSRFQEVGLLVAHDQYEGQAPAAGVVTGFGTVCGREVVVIANDATVKAGSWWPETITKMLRAQEIAMRCRVPIIYLVDSAGVNLPYQGGVFPGQYGASRIFYYNSIMRRYLKVPQIAAVMGPCIAGGAYLPALSDVILMVEGTSFMGLGGPNLVKGATGQTVDSETLGGALTHNAISGVAHYRTPDDRSCIGKIRDLVKQLPRETSTLPITEPKPGARPEADLYDLLPPDHKQPYDMRQVLGCILDGGEFDEFQADYAPEMMCGHARIQGIPVGVIANARGMLKDPHGGAPKFGGIIYADSADKVAFFIETLNRHGTPILFVQDVSGFMVGSQAEHSGIIRAGARFVEAMATATVPKIVLTINHASGAGYYAMAGQGFDPDFIFTWPTGRMGVMEGDSAAVALFSTQLEALKKEGKKPDTELQAKIDAVRADYDKQLDARFAAARGFVDAVVLPDETRATLALALRTCINNPGPHLGAFVLPPNL